A genomic region of Micromonospora sp. NBC_01796 contains the following coding sequences:
- a CDS encoding helix-turn-helix domain-containing protein encodes MAKSNQPTVVGRGLGGELRGLREAKKLALRRVAARLDWQASKLSRMENGIQGIRAEDVASLLVIYGVTGDERKRLLGLAERSAESGWWEVIGGLSDESRTLIRLETEATTVVNWEPLLIPGLLQTADYTQALMRDGGVEESDAQSRVAARLGRQAILTRPQPPELLAIMDEMVLRRVLGSHRLMARQLRHLIEAADRPNITLRVVPLAVGGHSGLDGGFALFDFPRNKSVVYLDHKISGLFLEEAPQVAFFRREAERLGAVALSPTESVDFVARVATEHERE; translated from the coding sequence ATGGCGAAGTCGAATCAGCCAACCGTGGTGGGACGTGGGCTCGGCGGCGAGTTACGCGGTCTGCGGGAGGCGAAGAAGCTGGCCCTGCGCCGGGTTGCGGCACGGCTCGACTGGCAGGCGTCGAAGCTGTCCCGGATGGAGAACGGCATCCAGGGCATCCGGGCCGAGGACGTCGCCTCCCTGCTGGTGATCTACGGCGTGACCGGCGACGAACGCAAGCGCCTGCTCGGTTTGGCCGAACGTTCCGCCGAGTCGGGTTGGTGGGAGGTGATCGGCGGGCTCTCCGACGAGTCCCGTACGTTGATCCGCCTCGAGACCGAGGCCACCACCGTCGTCAACTGGGAACCGCTGCTGATTCCCGGACTGCTCCAGACGGCGGACTACACCCAGGCGCTGATGCGCGACGGCGGCGTCGAGGAGTCCGACGCCCAGTCCCGGGTCGCGGCCCGCCTCGGCCGGCAGGCGATCCTCACCCGGCCACAACCGCCGGAACTTCTGGCGATCATGGACGAGATGGTGTTGCGCCGGGTACTCGGCAGCCATCGGCTGATGGCCCGCCAACTGCGGCACCTGATCGAGGCGGCGGACCGGCCGAACATCACCCTGCGGGTGGTGCCGCTCGCGGTCGGCGGGCACTCCGGGCTCGACGGCGGATTCGCACTCTTCGACTTCCCCCGCAACAAGTCGGTGGTCTACCTCGACCACAAGATCTCCGGACTGTTCTTGGAGGAGGCGCCGCAGGTGGCGTTCTTCCGGCGGGAAGCGGAGCGGCTCGGGGCGGTAGCCTTGAGCCCCACCGAGTCGGTCGACTTCGTTGCGCGGGTGGCAACGGAGCACGAACGAGAGTGA
- a CDS encoding aldehyde dehydrogenase family protein codes for MSDVVEQSQRLAVRKTYKLFVGGKFPRSESGRSYLVQDSNVALASRKDVRDAVVAARAAVKGWAGATAYNRGQILYRVAEMLEGRRDQFVGLGLDAAEVDEAIDRWVWYAGWADKITQVYGSANPVAGPYFNLSSPEQTGVVGVVAPADSALLGLVSVVAPAIVTGNTVVVLAAEQAPLAAITLAEVLATSDLPGGVVNLLTGRAAETAPWLASHADVNAIDLTGVDDPELARSLEEAAAGNLKRVLRPPAQPTDWTADPGLRRMTAFLETKTVWHPKGI; via the coding sequence ATGTCTGACGTGGTGGAGCAGTCGCAGCGGCTGGCGGTACGCAAGACGTACAAGCTGTTCGTGGGCGGGAAGTTCCCGCGCAGTGAGTCGGGACGGTCGTATCTCGTGCAGGACTCGAACGTGGCGCTCGCCTCCCGCAAGGACGTACGCGACGCGGTGGTGGCGGCCCGCGCTGCCGTGAAGGGCTGGGCGGGGGCGACCGCGTACAACAGGGGTCAGATCCTCTACCGGGTGGCCGAGATGCTGGAGGGCCGGCGGGACCAGTTCGTCGGCCTCGGCCTCGACGCCGCCGAGGTGGACGAGGCGATCGACCGCTGGGTCTGGTACGCCGGCTGGGCCGACAAGATCACCCAGGTGTACGGCAGCGCCAACCCGGTCGCCGGCCCGTACTTCAATCTCTCCAGCCCGGAACAGACCGGCGTGGTCGGTGTGGTCGCGCCGGCCGACTCGGCGCTGCTCGGGCTGGTCAGCGTCGTCGCTCCGGCGATCGTGACCGGCAACACGGTGGTGGTGCTGGCTGCCGAGCAGGCACCGCTGGCGGCGATCACCCTGGCCGAGGTGCTGGCCACCTCGGACCTGCCCGGCGGGGTGGTCAACCTGCTCACCGGCCGGGCCGCCGAGACCGCGCCCTGGCTGGCCTCGCACGCCGACGTCAACGCGATCGACCTGACCGGGGTGGACGACCCGGAGCTGGCCCGCAGCCTGGAGGAGGCGGCGGCCGGCAACCTGAAGCGGGTGCTCCGCCCCCCGGCGCAGCCCACCGACTGGACCGCCGACCCCGGCCTGCGCCGGATGACCGCCTTCCTGGAAACCAAGACCGTCTGGCACCCCAAGGGCATCTGA